In a single window of the Leptolyngbya ohadii IS1 genome:
- a CDS encoding CHAT domain-containing protein: MTTYRDRLFRILFAAGWIGATAIAISPPGIAGTSVQSGIELLPEEAAIEQTYQSAIGQAIQQGQELAALNRIPPSDRTPAQQQRITELRQAQRELTRRYREFINQPEVQNAIAQLRTAEPQQTLPITELERFQETLRNLDQNAALLYPLVLDDRLELLLLTPGAPPLRYTVQVSRQELNRAILEFRQALQNPLSDPLPPAQQLYDWLIRPLEQDLAAANTQSLLYAPDGALRYIPLVALHDGNQWLTERFTVNNLTAASLTDLTPPVQNPPRILAAAFTEGSYQVEQGDRQVTISGFPFARVEVENIAAQFPETKVLLNQEFTPEAVASLSPDHNILHLATTGFIDPGSPEDSFILFGNGDRVTLRDMRNWNLSNVDLVVLSGCETVEGGTLGDGRELTAFGYEMQRAGAKSVITSLWLVSDQGTQLLMNGFYSALKNGSAPAAALRAAQVKLIQGDYVLSSPDRSQNRNLKGSGIGVRELPDSSRDRFSHPYYWAPFILIGNGL; this comes from the coding sequence ATGACTACCTATCGCGATCGTCTGTTTCGGATTTTGTTTGCTGCTGGATGGATTGGCGCAACTGCGATCGCCATCAGCCCACCCGGTATCGCCGGTACCTCAGTGCAATCAGGAATCGAGCTATTGCCGGAAGAAGCCGCTATAGAACAAACCTATCAGTCCGCTATAGGACAGGCAATTCAGCAGGGTCAGGAGTTAGCCGCCCTGAACAGGATTCCCCCATCTGATCGAACACCCGCCCAGCAACAGCGAATCACGGAATTACGGCAGGCTCAACGTGAACTAACGCGCCGCTACCGCGAATTTATAAATCAGCCTGAAGTCCAGAATGCGATCGCCCAACTCAGGACTGCTGAACCACAGCAAACCCTCCCCATCACAGAACTTGAACGTTTCCAGGAAACACTTCGCAACTTAGACCAGAATGCCGCACTGCTGTATCCGCTGGTATTAGACGATCGACTTGAACTGCTTCTCCTCACCCCTGGCGCACCGCCCCTCCGATACACCGTACAGGTAAGCCGACAGGAGCTAAATCGAGCAATTCTTGAGTTCAGACAGGCACTTCAAAATCCCCTCAGCGACCCGCTCCCGCCCGCCCAACAGCTTTACGACTGGCTGATTCGTCCCCTCGAACAGGATTTAGCCGCCGCCAACACCCAAAGCCTGCTCTATGCGCCCGACGGTGCGCTGAGGTACATTCCCCTCGTCGCTCTGCATGACGGAAACCAGTGGCTCACCGAGCGATTTACCGTGAACAACCTGACCGCCGCCAGCCTGACCGACTTGACCCCGCCTGTGCAAAATCCACCTCGCATTCTAGCCGCCGCCTTTACAGAAGGAAGCTATCAAGTGGAGCAGGGCGATCGCCAGGTGACTATTTCGGGATTTCCCTTTGCTCGCGTCGAAGTGGAAAACATCGCTGCCCAGTTTCCAGAAACTAAAGTTTTGCTGAATCAGGAATTCACGCCCGAAGCGGTGGCGTCGCTCAGTCCGGATCACAATATTCTGCACCTAGCAACAACCGGGTTTATTGATCCCGGCAGTCCAGAAGATTCTTTTATTCTGTTTGGTAACGGCGATCGGGTGACTCTGAGGGACATGAGAAACTGGAATTTGAGCAATGTGGATCTGGTGGTGTTGAGCGGCTGTGAAACGGTGGAGGGCGGAACCCTGGGAGACGGACGGGAGCTTACTGCATTCGGCTATGAGATGCAGCGAGCAGGTGCAAAGTCTGTGATTACGTCCCTCTGGCTGGTGAGCGATCAGGGCACTCAGCTTTTAATGAACGGTTTCTACAGTGCCCTAAAGAATGGCTCTGCCCCTGCTGCCGCCCTTCGTGCCGCCCAAGTCAAACTGATTCAGGGTGATTACGTTCTCTCTTCACCCGATCGTTCTCAGAATCGTAACCTCAAAGGTTCCGGCATTGGGGTACGAGAGCTTCCAGACTCCAGCCGCGATCGCTTCAGTCATCCTTATTACTGGGCACCGTTTATTCTGATTGGAAATGGATTGTAA
- a CDS encoding CHAT domain-containing protein, producing MRLSIRFLLILLPVLTFTTAGIFLFDESIAFAQAAESDDRKAEADRLLQQGTQQYRVSQFREALQSWKAALQIYRQIGDRQGEGAALGNLGNAYADLGQYQRAIELYEQVLVIVREIGDRQGEGAALNNLGIAYADLGQYQRAIQLYEQRLIIAREIGDRQGEGAALNNLGIAYRNLGQYQRAIESYQQALGIAQEIGDRAAGGITLNNIGRLLNLQNQPELAIVFLKQSVNVRESIRGDIRGLDRALQQSYTDTVAGTYRLLADLLLQENRVLEAQRVLDLLKVQELDDYLQNVQRSTQTAAGVDYWRPEQRILELYAQVIREATELAQLDEKKKQGNLTAEEDRRYQELLARRTEIRTSFNQFIGLSDVQAAIAQLRDTTSGQNIEVAQLQSLQTNLRNLNQNAVLLYPLILDDRLELVLVTPDAPPVRKPVEISAANLNRLIVQMGQALKDPTSNIQPIAQQLYQVLIQPIEAELAAANAKTIIYAPDGALRYIPLPALHDGNQWLAERFAVTHITAASLTNFSMQPSYRADQLRILAGACSECEFDFTVAGQPFNFRDLPFARTEVENIAAEIPGTETLIDQNFSPDRLLQTVRQFPIVHLATHAAFVQGEQSDESFIVFGNNSKLRLADILPQWELTETDLVVLSACETAIGEAQPGSGIEILGFGYQMQLAGAKAAIASLWQVNDGGTQVLMNAFYTALESGKTKAQALQLAQQTLISGNLTVAEQTGRNATIGARDIRTGLPPEVSSRLSHPYYWAPFILIGNGL from the coding sequence ATGCGTCTCTCAATTCGATTCCTGCTCATTCTCCTCCCCGTCTTGACTTTCACAACGGCTGGAATTTTTCTGTTTGATGAGTCGATCGCTTTTGCTCAAGCGGCTGAGTCGGACGATCGAAAGGCAGAAGCCGATCGGCTTCTTCAGCAGGGAACTCAGCAATACAGAGTCAGCCAATTTCGGGAAGCATTGCAGTCCTGGAAGGCTGCTTTGCAGATTTATCGGCAGATTGGCGATCGACAGGGGGAAGGGGCTGCACTGGGCAATCTGGGCAATGCTTACGCTGACTTAGGACAGTATCAACGGGCGATCGAGTTGTATGAGCAGGTGTTAGTCATCGTGCGTGAGATTGGCGATCGACAGGGGGAAGGGGCTGCACTAAACAATCTGGGCATTGCTTACGCTGACTTAGGACAGTATCAACGGGCGATTCAGTTGTATGAGCAACGGTTAATTATTGCGCGTGAGATTGGCGATCGACAGGGGGAAGGGGCTGCACTAAACAATCTGGGCATTGCTTACCGGAACTTAGGACAGTATCAACGGGCGATCGAATCTTATCAGCAAGCTCTAGGAATTGCTCAAGAGATTGGCGATCGAGCAGCCGGAGGAATAACTCTGAACAATATTGGGAGACTATTAAATTTACAAAATCAGCCAGAGTTAGCGATCGTCTTTCTAAAACAATCGGTCAACGTGCGGGAGTCAATTCGAGGAGACATTCGCGGACTCGATCGAGCATTGCAGCAGTCCTATACGGATACCGTTGCAGGTACTTATCGACTACTAGCCGATCTACTGTTGCAGGAAAATCGCGTGTTAGAGGCGCAGCGGGTTCTGGATTTGCTCAAGGTGCAGGAGCTTGATGATTACTTGCAAAACGTGCAGCGCAGTACACAGACGGCGGCGGGGGTCGATTACTGGCGACCGGAACAGCGAATTCTGGAACTGTATGCCCAGGTGATTCGGGAAGCCACAGAACTCGCCCAGCTTGATGAAAAGAAAAAGCAGGGTAATTTAACCGCTGAAGAAGACCGACGCTATCAGGAACTACTGGCTCGACGCACCGAAATTCGCACCAGTTTTAACCAGTTCATCGGACTGTCAGACGTACAGGCGGCGATCGCCCAACTCCGTGACACCACTTCAGGACAAAACATCGAAGTTGCCCAGCTTCAAAGCCTTCAAACCAATCTGCGAAACCTGAATCAGAATGCCGTGCTGCTCTACCCCCTGATCCTGGACGATCGCCTGGAACTGGTTCTCGTTACTCCCGATGCACCCCCCGTTCGTAAACCCGTTGAGATTTCTGCCGCTAACCTGAATCGCCTGATTGTCCAGATGGGACAGGCACTCAAAGACCCCACCAGCAACATTCAGCCGATCGCCCAGCAGCTTTACCAGGTTCTGATTCAGCCGATCGAAGCCGAACTCGCCGCCGCCAACGCCAAAACGATTATCTATGCTCCCGATGGCGCACTTCGTTACATTCCCCTGCCTGCCCTGCACGATGGCAATCAATGGCTGGCAGAACGCTTTGCCGTCACCCACATTACCGCTGCTTCGCTCACCAATTTCTCCATGCAGCCCAGCTATCGGGCAGACCAACTGCGAATTCTGGCGGGAGCCTGCTCTGAGTGTGAGTTCGATTTCACCGTGGCAGGACAGCCCTTCAACTTCCGCGATCTGCCCTTTGCCCGCACCGAAGTCGAAAACATTGCCGCCGAAATTCCCGGCACAGAAACCCTGATCGATCAGAACTTCAGTCCCGATCGCCTGCTGCAAACCGTACGACAGTTTCCGATCGTGCATCTGGCAACCCACGCCGCCTTTGTGCAGGGAGAGCAGAGCGACGAATCATTTATTGTGTTTGGCAATAACAGCAAACTCAGGCTTGCTGACATTCTGCCCCAGTGGGAACTTACCGAAACCGATTTAGTGGTGCTGAGTGCCTGCGAAACGGCGATCGGCGAAGCTCAACCCGGCAGCGGCATAGAAATCCTCGGATTCGGCTATCAGATGCAGTTGGCAGGGGCAAAGGCAGCGATCGCCTCCCTCTGGCAGGTCAACGATGGCGGTACACAGGTCTTGATGAACGCTTTCTATACTGCCCTGGAGAGCGGCAAAACCAAAGCGCAGGCACTGCAACTGGCACAGCAAACATTGATTAGCGGAAACCTTACCGTGGCGGAGCAAACGGGGAGAAATGCCACGATCGGCGCACGGGATATTCGCACTGGTTTACCACCCGAAGTCAGCAGTCGCTTAAGTCATCCCTACTACTGGGCACCGTTCATTCTCATCGGCAACGGCTTATAG